A part of Chitinimonas koreensis genomic DNA contains:
- a CDS encoding TIGR03747 family integrating conjugative element membrane protein, with amino-acid sequence MSDPAAAAQRQQQQQQGLIAGLVTLPIRFVGVLCGSLLLCIVIECMGMHFFWPEQGWRHAQGMLHDELEQLSTHFTRSALVQEPGRTAHRLVEHGYDWLFIKSGLLDWIRDAAAQARVGGDRTTKDFRYYTGVVYAHVESYLIASAYTVLVFLVRLLVLCLTLPLFLLATFVGLVDGLVRRDIRRFGAGRESGFIYHRARGCMLPLLTLPWVTYLALPVSVHPLLVALPCATLLGLSVAIAAATFKKYL; translated from the coding sequence ATGAGCGATCCGGCGGCCGCGGCGCAACGTCAGCAGCAGCAACAGCAGGGCCTGATCGCCGGATTGGTCACGCTGCCAATCCGCTTCGTCGGTGTGCTGTGCGGGTCGCTGCTGCTGTGCATCGTGATTGAATGCATGGGTATGCACTTCTTCTGGCCCGAGCAGGGCTGGCGGCATGCACAAGGCATGCTTCACGACGAGCTGGAACAGCTCTCGACGCACTTCACCCGCAGCGCGCTCGTGCAAGAACCTGGACGTACGGCGCATCGCCTGGTCGAACACGGGTACGACTGGCTGTTCATCAAGAGCGGGCTGCTGGACTGGATTCGCGACGCTGCGGCGCAGGCCCGCGTCGGCGGCGATCGGACGACGAAGGATTTCCGCTACTACACGGGCGTGGTCTACGCGCACGTGGAGAGCTACCTGATCGCGTCCGCCTACACGGTGCTCGTCTTCCTCGTGCGGCTGCTGGTGCTGTGCCTCACGCTGCCGCTCTTCCTGCTGGCCACATTCGTCGGCCTGGTCGACGGTTTGGTGCGCCGAGATATTCGCCGGTTTGGTGCAGGTCGTGAATCGGGCTTCATCTATCACCGTGCCAGGGGCTGCATGCTTCCGCTGCTGACACTGCCCTGGGTGACGTACTTGGCCTTGCCCGTGAGCGTTCATCCGCTACTCGTAGCGCTCCCCTGTGCAACCTTGCTGGGGCTGTCCGTCGCTATCGCTGCGGCGACTTTCAAGAAATATCTATGA
- the traD gene encoding type IV conjugative transfer system coupling protein TraD, translating to MTQSHAVEVLLRPAVELYSLAVCAGAVVLCLAAPWSLALDPLLGRCSAAAFAAFGALRLRDALAILRYRRNIRRLPRYVMTSRDVPVSQHRLFIGRGFRWEQRHTHRLMQTYRPEFRRFVEPTAVYRIARRLEERLEFAPAPLPKMARALAWDSPLNPARPLPPVGGLPRLHGIEPHEIDVTLPLGERVGHTLVLGTTRCGKTRLAELFITQDIRRKVNGQHEVVIVFDPKGDADLLKRMYVEAERAGRGGEFYVFHLGWPDISARYNAVGRFGRISEVATRIAGQLSSEGNSAAFKEFAWRFVNIIARALVELGQRPDYLLIQRHVINIDALFIEYAQRYFAQHDPKAWEVIVQLEAKLNEKNTPRNMIGREKRVVALDQYLSQVRVYDPVLDGLRSAVRYDRTYFDKIVASLLPLLEKLTTGKIAQLLAPNYSDLADPRPIFDWMQIIRKRAIVYVGLDALSDAEVSAAVGNSMFADLVSVAGHIYKFGIDDGLPGAASGAKVSINVHADEFNELMGDEFVPLVNKGGGAGVQVTAYTQTLSDIEARIGNRAKAGQVVGNFNNLFMLRVRETATAELLTRQLPKVDVYATSVMSGATDSSDPRGNTAFTSSTQDRVTSTSVPLIEPAHVVALPKGQCFALLEGGNLWKVRMPLPAPDPDEVMPKDLQELAGYMRRHYVEAGDWWESTGLPGLRDDALPAELLDDFKQMAAVEERIAA from the coding sequence ATGACGCAGTCGCATGCGGTCGAGGTGCTGCTGCGCCCCGCGGTCGAGCTATACAGCCTGGCGGTGTGCGCGGGCGCTGTCGTGCTATGCCTCGCGGCGCCGTGGTCGCTCGCGCTCGATCCACTGCTCGGCCGTTGCTCGGCCGCCGCGTTCGCGGCATTCGGCGCGCTGCGCCTGCGCGATGCCCTCGCGATCCTGCGCTACCGGCGAAACATCCGACGTCTACCACGCTACGTGATGACGAGCCGCGACGTGCCGGTGAGCCAGCACCGCTTGTTCATCGGTCGCGGCTTTCGTTGGGAGCAGCGGCATACCCACCGGCTGATGCAGACCTATCGACCCGAATTCCGGCGCTTCGTCGAGCCGACGGCGGTCTACCGGATCGCGCGGCGACTGGAGGAACGGCTGGAGTTCGCACCGGCGCCATTGCCGAAGATGGCGCGCGCGCTGGCGTGGGACAGCCCGCTCAATCCGGCGCGGCCGTTGCCGCCAGTTGGTGGACTACCGCGGCTGCACGGTATCGAGCCGCACGAGATCGACGTCACGTTGCCACTGGGCGAGCGTGTTGGACACACGCTGGTGCTGGGCACGACCCGCTGCGGCAAGACGCGACTGGCCGAGCTGTTCATCACCCAGGACATCCGCCGCAAGGTCAATGGCCAGCACGAGGTCGTGATCGTCTTCGACCCGAAGGGCGATGCCGACCTGTTGAAGCGCATGTACGTGGAGGCCGAGCGCGCTGGCCGTGGCGGCGAGTTCTATGTCTTCCACCTCGGCTGGCCAGACATCAGCGCGCGCTACAACGCCGTGGGCCGGTTCGGCCGCATCTCCGAGGTCGCGACGCGCATCGCCGGCCAGCTCTCCAGCGAAGGCAACAGCGCCGCCTTCAAGGAATTCGCCTGGCGATTCGTGAACATCATCGCGCGCGCCCTGGTCGAGCTGGGACAGCGGCCGGACTACCTGCTGATCCAGCGCCACGTCATCAACATCGACGCGCTATTCATCGAATACGCGCAGCGCTACTTCGCACAGCACGACCCGAAGGCCTGGGAAGTCATCGTCCAGCTCGAGGCGAAGCTCAACGAAAAGAACACGCCGCGCAACATGATCGGGCGCGAGAAACGCGTGGTCGCGCTCGACCAGTACCTGTCGCAGGTGCGCGTCTATGACCCAGTGCTCGATGGCTTGCGTAGCGCGGTGAGGTACGACCGGACGTATTTCGACAAGATCGTCGCTTCGTTGCTGCCGCTGTTGGAGAAGCTCACCACCGGCAAGATCGCACAGCTGCTCGCGCCGAACTATTCGGATCTGGCCGACCCGAGGCCGATCTTCGACTGGATGCAAATCATCCGGAAGCGCGCGATCGTCTATGTCGGGCTGGATGCACTGTCCGACGCCGAGGTGAGCGCGGCGGTCGGCAATTCGATGTTCGCAGACCTCGTGTCCGTAGCTGGTCACATCTACAAGTTCGGCATCGACGACGGGCTGCCCGGCGCGGCGAGCGGCGCGAAGGTGTCGATCAATGTGCATGCCGACGAGTTCAACGAGTTGATGGGGGATGAATTCGTGCCGCTCGTCAATAAGGGCGGTGGGGCCGGCGTGCAAGTGACGGCTTACACGCAGACCCTCAGCGACATCGAGGCGCGCATCGGCAATCGCGCCAAGGCCGGCCAGGTGGTCGGCAACTTCAACAACCTGTTCATGCTGCGCGTGCGCGAAACCGCGACGGCAGAACTGCTCACGCGCCAACTGCCGAAGGTAGACGTGTACGCCACCAGCGTAATGAGCGGCGCCACCGACAGCTCGGACCCACGCGGCAACACGGCCTTCACCTCCAGTACGCAGGACCGCGTCACCAGTACGAGCGTGCCGCTGATCGAACCTGCGCATGTGGTCGCGCTGCCGAAGGGCCAATGCTTCGCGTTGCTTGAGGGCGGCAATCTCTGGAAGGTCCGCATGCCGCTTCCGGCGCCCGACCCCGATGAAGTGATGCCGAAGGATCTGCAGGAGCTGGCCGGCTACATGCGGCGGCACTACGTTGAAGCTGGCGACTGGTGGGAAAGCACAGGACTGCCGGGGTTGCGCGACGATGCGCTGCCCGCCGAGCTGCTGGACGATTTCAAGCAGATGGCCGCTGTTGAAGAGCGGATTGCGGCATGA
- a CDS encoding integrating conjugative element protein: protein MNRTVLLAVLGLLQLSPAAAHTHPPLIVVDDRGGVSAMPYYEALNPQAEPAAPSSTQPRIGNAADAEAAMLPVRSARLSPGAEPRRAIRAPGLTPLFLIGDDDRSRAWLQRRQAALRDANAVGLVVNVATADALSSLRLLAPGLVLSPVSGDDLAQRLGIRHYPVLITASGIEP, encoded by the coding sequence ATGAACCGCACCGTCCTACTCGCCGTCCTGGGGCTGCTGCAGCTTTCGCCTGCCGCAGCACACACCCATCCGCCGCTGATCGTCGTGGACGACCGTGGCGGCGTGTCCGCGATGCCTTACTACGAGGCACTCAATCCGCAGGCCGAACCGGCCGCGCCGTCGTCGACGCAGCCGCGCATCGGGAATGCAGCCGATGCCGAGGCAGCCATGCTGCCGGTGCGCTCGGCACGCCTCTCGCCAGGGGCCGAACCTCGCCGCGCGATCCGTGCGCCTGGGCTGACGCCGCTGTTCCTGATCGGCGACGACGACCGCTCCCGTGCCTGGCTGCAGCGCCGGCAGGCAGCGCTGCGCGACGCGAACGCGGTCGGGCTGGTGGTGAATGTCGCCACAGCGGATGCACTGTCCTCGCTGCGGCTGCTCGCGCCCGGCCTGGTGCTCTCGCCCGTGTCGGGTGACGACCTCGCTCAAAGGCTGGGCATTCGCCACTATCCGGTGCTGATTACGGCCTCCGGCATCGAGCCGTAG